From the Pedobacter cryoconitis genome, one window contains:
- the mltG gene encoding endolytic transglycosylase MltG, translating into MTTETTKEIKKSTKFIWAAILILLAVGAFYGLKMYKVYFAPNISGKEQYLYIKTGSKIDDLYKEIKDKDLLLDAGSFSQAAVKMDLAERLKPGRYKLAKGMNNRSLINLIKAGNQDPVKLKFHNIRKKEEFAAYLAKSLEADSATFIKVLDSAVLVEKYGFTVDNSYTMFIPNTYEMYWNTTPLEFFDRMQKEYTKFWTAERKQKAAALNLTPQQVTILASIVDGEALYDKEMPSIAGLYLNRLNKGILLQADPTVIFANGDFTVKRVTGPLLRVESKYNTYKYAGLPPGPIMMPSINAIDAVLNHEHNNYIYMCAKADFSGYHAFAETKAQHEVNAKAYRAALDKRNIFK; encoded by the coding sequence ATGACTACTGAAACGACCAAAGAAATTAAAAAGAGCACTAAATTTATATGGGCCGCCATTTTAATCCTGCTAGCTGTGGGTGCATTTTATGGCCTGAAAATGTATAAAGTATACTTCGCCCCTAACATTTCGGGTAAAGAACAATACTTGTACATCAAAACCGGTTCTAAAATAGATGACTTATATAAAGAAATCAAAGATAAAGACCTGTTGCTTGATGCTGGAAGTTTCAGCCAGGCCGCAGTTAAAATGGATCTGGCAGAGCGTTTAAAACCAGGACGCTATAAATTAGCTAAAGGCATGAATAACCGCAGCCTGATCAACCTGATCAAAGCCGGTAATCAGGATCCTGTAAAGTTGAAATTCCATAACATCAGGAAAAAAGAAGAATTTGCAGCTTACCTTGCTAAAAGCCTGGAAGCAGACTCTGCAACATTCATCAAAGTATTAGATTCAGCAGTGCTGGTAGAAAAATATGGATTTACAGTTGATAACAGCTATACCATGTTTATCCCGAATACATATGAGATGTACTGGAATACTACTCCTTTAGAATTCTTTGACAGAATGCAAAAGGAATATACCAAATTCTGGACAGCAGAACGCAAGCAAAAAGCTGCTGCTTTAAATCTGACCCCTCAACAAGTGACCATCCTGGCATCCATCGTTGACGGAGAAGCTTTATATGACAAAGAAATGCCATCTATTGCTGGTTTATATCTTAACCGCTTAAACAAAGGGATTTTATTACAAGCTGACCCTACCGTAATTTTTGCCAACGGTGACTTTACCGTAAAAAGAGTAACAGGCCCATTGTTGCGCGTAGAATCAAAGTACAACACTTATAAATATGCAGGTTTACCTCCAGGCCCGATTATGATGCCAAGTATCAATGCGATCGATGCTGTTTTAAACCACGAACATAACAACTATATTTATATGTGTGCTAAAGCTGATTTCTCAGGATACCACGCTTTCGCAGAAACCAAAGCACAACATGAAGTTAACGCCAAAGCATACAGAGCAGCCTTAGACAAACGTAATATTTTCAAATAG
- a CDS encoding D-alanine--D-alanine ligase has translation MKKVIALITGGTTGERVISVKSAATISHNLDPDKFDVYKIMLTQQGWFYEPVDSVRIEVDRNDFSVLYNGRKITFDGVFIAIHGAPGEDGKLQGYFDMLNLPYTTCDALTSAVTMNKGYTKSIVQDIPNLFVAKSVQIFKNTPYNLADVKSSLTLPYFVKPNNGGSSIGMSKVKNQYDLQTAIDKAFKEDDQILIEEFIEGREFTVGVVKLDGKITVLPSTEVETAKEFFDFEAKYTPGVAVETTPAPIRPETKKRVEEIATAIYAKLNCRGVVRIDFILVGDEGDFYFIEINTIPGQTVTSFIPQQVAAFGMKLNDFYTKLIKETIG, from the coding sequence ATGAAGAAAGTAATAGCATTAATAACTGGAGGTACAACAGGAGAAAGGGTAATTTCTGTAAAAAGCGCCGCAACAATATCCCATAATCTTGATCCGGATAAGTTTGATGTTTACAAAATTATGCTGACGCAGCAGGGCTGGTTTTATGAACCAGTTGATTCGGTAAGAATAGAGGTAGACCGCAATGATTTTTCAGTGCTTTACAATGGAAGAAAAATCACTTTTGACGGGGTGTTTATTGCGATTCATGGTGCTCCGGGTGAGGATGGTAAGTTGCAGGGATACTTTGATATGCTGAATTTACCTTATACTACTTGTGACGCGCTGACTTCGGCAGTGACGATGAATAAAGGGTATACGAAATCAATTGTACAGGACATCCCGAATTTATTTGTGGCTAAGTCTGTACAGATCTTTAAAAATACACCTTATAACTTAGCTGATGTTAAAAGTTCACTTACCTTACCTTATTTTGTGAAACCAAACAATGGTGGCAGCAGTATCGGAATGAGTAAAGTGAAAAATCAGTATGACCTGCAAACGGCTATTGACAAGGCTTTTAAAGAAGACGATCAGATACTGATTGAAGAGTTTATTGAAGGACGTGAGTTTACGGTCGGTGTGGTAAAGTTAGATGGTAAAATCACTGTCCTTCCTTCTACTGAAGTAGAAACCGCTAAAGAGTTTTTTGATTTTGAGGCGAAGTATACGCCGGGTGTTGCTGTGGAAACTACACCGGCACCGATACGTCCGGAAACGAAAAAAAGAGTAGAGGAAATTGCAACAGCGATTTATGCGAAATTGAATTGCAGGGGAGTAGTGAGAATTGACTTTATTTTAGTGGGTGATGAGGGAGATTTCTACTTTATCGAGATCAATACCATTCCGGGGCAAACGGTAACGAGCTTTATTCCTCAGCAGGTAGCTGCATTTGGCATGAAACTAAATGATTTCTATACGAAACTGATTAAAGAGACTATTGGTTAA
- a CDS encoding peptidase domain-containing ABC transporter, with product MKKFTFYKQFDQMDCGPTCLRMIAKYFGKNISLQRLRAVSGINREGVSLLGISNAAEKIGFRSTGARLTLEVLKQIDLPAILHWDQEHFVVLYQIKKGRFMIADPAKGLIRYDEKEFLPHWLSSFNKDAVEGVALILSPTPDFYTVEEDKKDGMDIRYLLKYFYRYKQLIGQLFAGLLVGSVLQIILPFLTQSVVDVGINTRNLNFIYIILIAQIMLFIGRMSVDFIRAWILLHISTRINISILTDFLIKLMKLPMSFFDTKMTGDILQRMDDQKRIETFLTGPTLSIIFSMFNLIVFSVVLAYYNLTVFAVFAISTALYTGWVTIFLKKRRELDFKRFDISSKNQSTVVQLINGMQEIKLNNCEQDKRWEWERIQSRLFRFNVKSLALGQYQQVGAFFINEGKNILITFLVAKLVIEGQLTLGAMMAIQYIIGQLNSPIEQMIGFLQQLQDAKISLERLNEIRELEDEEPADQTFVMDLPEDHSITLKNVDFTYPGAGNEPVLSSINLNIPMGKTTAIVGMSGSGKTTILKLLLRFYEIQRGDIHVGSTHLSQMGFSFWRGQCGAVTQDGFIFSDSIARNIAVGDPYPDHAKLQQALKVANITDFIQSLPLGLNTKIGSEGNGISQGQKQRILIARAVYKDPRYLFFDEATNALDARNESVIMDNLESFFKGRTVVVVAHRLSTVKNADNIVVLDKGRILEEGTHAELTALKGEYYQLVKNQLELGN from the coding sequence TTGAAAAAATTCACTTTCTATAAACAGTTTGATCAGATGGATTGCGGGCCTACCTGCCTCCGGATGATTGCTAAATATTTCGGTAAAAATATTAGTTTGCAACGTCTGCGTGCGGTTTCAGGGATTAATCGTGAAGGTGTTTCGCTGTTAGGTATCAGTAATGCTGCCGAGAAGATAGGTTTTCGCTCTACTGGTGCCCGGTTAACTTTAGAGGTACTGAAACAAATAGATCTTCCTGCTATTCTGCATTGGGATCAGGAGCATTTTGTAGTGCTTTATCAAATTAAAAAAGGACGGTTCATGATTGCTGATCCGGCAAAGGGGCTGATCCGGTATGATGAAAAGGAATTTTTACCCCATTGGCTGAGTTCGTTTAATAAGGATGCCGTTGAAGGGGTTGCTTTAATCTTATCGCCAACTCCGGATTTTTATACGGTGGAAGAGGATAAGAAAGATGGAATGGATATCCGTTACCTGCTTAAATATTTTTACCGGTATAAACAGCTGATTGGACAACTTTTTGCCGGCTTGCTGGTAGGAAGTGTGCTACAGATTATCCTTCCGTTTTTAACACAGTCGGTTGTAGATGTGGGGATCAATACCCGGAATCTTAATTTCATCTATATCATTCTGATTGCTCAGATTATGCTTTTTATCGGACGGATGAGCGTAGACTTTATACGTGCATGGATTTTACTGCATATCAGTACCCGGATCAATATTTCTATCTTAACTGATTTTCTGATCAAGCTGATGAAACTTCCGATGTCTTTCTTTGATACTAAGATGACCGGTGATATTTTGCAGCGTATGGATGACCAGAAGCGTATTGAAACTTTTCTGACCGGCCCTACATTGAGTATTATCTTTTCGATGTTCAACCTGATCGTATTTTCGGTTGTACTGGCTTATTATAACTTAACCGTTTTTGCTGTTTTTGCAATCAGTACAGCTTTATATACGGGCTGGGTTACGATCTTTTTAAAGAAAAGACGCGAACTTGATTTTAAACGTTTCGATATTTCTTCTAAGAATCAAAGTACAGTGGTACAGCTGATCAATGGGATGCAGGAAATTAAGCTGAACAACTGTGAGCAGGATAAGCGATGGGAGTGGGAGCGGATACAGTCGAGGTTGTTCCGTTTTAATGTGAAAAGTCTTGCGCTTGGTCAGTATCAGCAGGTAGGTGCATTCTTTATCAACGAAGGAAAAAATATTCTGATTACTTTTCTGGTTGCCAAACTGGTAATAGAGGGACAGCTGACGCTTGGGGCGATGATGGCCATTCAATATATAATCGGACAGCTTAACAGCCCTATTGAACAGATGATTGGCTTCTTGCAGCAGTTGCAGGATGCTAAAATTTCCCTGGAAAGGTTAAATGAGATCCGGGAATTGGAGGATGAAGAACCTGCTGACCAAACCTTTGTGATGGATTTGCCGGAAGATCATAGTATAACGCTGAAGAATGTAGATTTTACTTATCCGGGCGCTGGTAATGAGCCGGTATTGTCTTCGATTAACCTGAATATACCGATGGGTAAAACTACAGCTATAGTAGGGATGAGTGGTAGTGGAAAAACTACTATTCTTAAGCTGTTACTCCGTTTTTATGAAATTCAGCGTGGTGATATCCATGTAGGCAGCACACACCTCAGCCAAATGGGTTTTAGTTTCTGGCGAGGACAGTGCGGAGCGGTAACACAGGATGGTTTTATTTTCTCGGATTCTATAGCCCGGAATATTGCAGTTGGTGATCCGTATCCTGATCATGCTAAGCTTCAGCAGGCGTTGAAGGTAGCCAATATCACTGATTTTATACAGAGTCTGCCTTTAGGGTTAAACACCAAGATCGGTTCTGAGGGGAATGGGATAAGCCAGGGGCAGAAGCAACGTATATTAATTGCCCGGGCTGTTTATAAAGATCCGCGTTATCTGTTTTTTGACGAGGCAACAAATGCGCTTGATGCGAGAAACGAATCTGTAATCATGGATAATCTGGAAAGCTTTTTTAAAGGACGTACGGTAGTTGTGGTTGCCCATCGTTTAAGTACGGTTAAAAATGCGGACAATATAGTAGTGCTTGATAAGGGGAGGATTTTGGAAGAGGGAACACATGCTGAACTCACAGCGTTGAAAGGTGAATATTATCAGCTGGTCAAAAACCAGCTTGAACTTGGAAATTAG
- a CDS encoding acyl-CoA thioesterase, with protein sequence MEKTEYSIFETELKVRPDDIDMFNHVHNSKYFDYVLAARYDQMEKFYKMPMEDFLKSGFGWVVRTAHVDYKRPLILGDLLKIRTGIFTINEKGCRVQFEIENVRTGKIASDGWFDYVLIDTTTGKGCKVSENMIKAYSV encoded by the coding sequence ATGGAAAAGACTGAATATAGTATATTTGAGACAGAGTTGAAGGTAAGACCGGACGATATAGACATGTTTAACCATGTACACAACAGCAAATACTTTGACTACGTACTGGCTGCCCGTTACGATCAGATGGAGAAATTCTATAAAATGCCGATGGAAGACTTCCTGAAAAGTGGTTTCGGATGGGTAGTCAGAACTGCCCATGTAGACTATAAAAGACCGTTAATTTTAGGGGATCTGCTTAAAATAAGAACAGGGATCTTCACAATCAATGAAAAAGGCTGCCGCGTACAATTTGAAATAGAAAACGTCCGTACAGGAAAAATAGCTTCAGACGGATGGTTTGATTACGTATTAATTGATACTACTACAGGCAAAGGCTGTAAAGTAAGCGAAAACATGATCAAAGCCTATTCAGTATAG
- a CDS encoding PASTA domain-containing protein: MAKFISYLQTKSFRNNLIAAIATVAILLFIAFFSLRYYTKHGQGLNVPAVKGMAFNQAVSKLEALGLRYEVDSVYIMDLPPGTVIDQDPEANTFVKDNRTIYLTINTAQAPNVKFPDVQFKSFIEAQAIIASFGLKVGDTVYKADVSKDVVLEVSFGGSSIKPGDVIPKGSKIDLLLGDGRGNEDVEIPALLGFTKDEAAFSLRGSNLKLGTITYEGNITDTANAVITAQDPALSDTLGKVKIGTPVNITLSNKK; encoded by the coding sequence ATGGCAAAATTCATCTCCTACTTACAAACTAAATCATTCAGAAACAACCTTATCGCTGCCATCGCCACTGTGGCAATACTCTTGTTCATTGCTTTCTTCAGTCTGCGTTATTATACCAAACATGGCCAGGGATTAAATGTACCAGCTGTAAAAGGCATGGCTTTTAACCAGGCAGTATCAAAATTAGAAGCTTTAGGTCTGCGTTACGAGGTAGACTCAGTATATATTATGGACTTGCCTCCAGGAACTGTAATTGACCAGGACCCTGAAGCAAATACTTTTGTAAAAGACAACAGAACAATTTATCTGACTATTAATACCGCGCAAGCTCCGAATGTTAAATTTCCGGACGTTCAATTTAAATCTTTCATCGAAGCACAAGCAATTATTGCAAGCTTTGGCTTAAAAGTTGGTGACACCGTTTATAAAGCAGACGTGAGCAAAGATGTCGTATTAGAAGTTTCCTTCGGCGGCTCAAGTATCAAACCGGGCGATGTTATCCCTAAAGGATCTAAAATAGATCTGTTATTAGGAGACGGCAGAGGAAATGAAGACGTAGAAATCCCTGCGCTTTTAGGTTTCACTAAAGATGAAGCAGCCTTCTCTCTGAGAGGATCAAACCTTAAACTTGGAACAATAACTTACGAAGGCAATATTACGGACACTGCAAATGCCGTTATTACCGCACAAGACCCGGCACTTTCAGATACACTTGGAAAAGTTAAAATTGGAACCCCGGTAAACATTACCCTATCTAACAAGAAATAA
- a CDS encoding HlyD family secretion protein, which translates to MPEESIYQQNHSEEVNEIITAVPSWVLRRGITVVFLVILSIILLAAFIRYPDVISTSLKINSLNAPKPVYAKRAGKLTELLLPEKKRVELGTPIAFLESTGSHRDVLKLSAQLKSLREMVLSAKPLSLYLLSPNSNLGELQAAYQNFYQQYVQYLSTQKGGYYQEKRVFLERDLGSIKALKSQIVTQQKVQQKEYANIEQQYLSYQKLMAKNVISKSEFQEQENKYLSGKYPLQQTETALLNNTVAYATKEKEILDLENTIAEQRAKFLQAINSVISDTEVWINQYVVLAPVAGTLGYAGVIQQNQTVTLNQELFVINPGNTDFFGEIQIPQNNMGKIRIGQRTLIKMHSYPYEQFGMIRGNINYISDAAFKDSVFIAKVGFKTFENKDNLHKIVLKNGMLGNAEIITEESSLLQRFYRNIIKELNGRE; encoded by the coding sequence ATGCCGGAAGAATCTATATATCAACAGAATCATAGTGAAGAGGTGAATGAAATCATCACAGCAGTACCGTCATGGGTGCTCCGCCGCGGTATTACAGTCGTCTTTTTGGTTATCTTAAGTATAATCCTGCTTGCTGCTTTTATCCGGTATCCGGATGTAATCAGCACGAGTCTGAAAATCAATTCATTGAATGCGCCTAAGCCTGTTTATGCAAAACGGGCGGGTAAATTAACAGAGTTATTGTTGCCTGAAAAAAAGAGAGTAGAATTAGGGACGCCAATAGCTTTTCTGGAAAGTACGGGTTCTCACCGGGATGTACTTAAGCTTTCAGCGCAATTGAAATCACTGCGTGAAATGGTTTTGAGTGCTAAACCTTTGAGTTTGTATTTGTTGTCTCCAAATAGTAATCTGGGTGAATTACAGGCAGCTTATCAGAATTTTTACCAGCAATATGTACAGTATCTTTCTACGCAAAAGGGTGGGTATTATCAGGAAAAGCGTGTTTTCCTGGAAAGGGATCTCGGGTCTATCAAAGCGCTTAAAAGCCAGATTGTAACGCAGCAAAAGGTACAGCAAAAGGAGTATGCAAATATAGAACAGCAATATCTTTCTTATCAAAAGTTAATGGCTAAAAATGTCATTTCAAAAAGTGAGTTTCAAGAGCAGGAAAACAAATATTTGTCTGGTAAGTATCCTTTACAGCAAACTGAAACTGCGTTATTGAATAACACGGTAGCTTATGCAACTAAAGAAAAGGAAATACTGGATCTGGAGAATACGATTGCAGAGCAGCGGGCTAAGTTTTTACAGGCAATTAATAGTGTGATCAGTGATACAGAGGTTTGGATCAATCAGTATGTAGTGCTGGCACCGGTTGCTGGTACGCTTGGTTATGCGGGGGTTATTCAGCAGAATCAAACTGTAACACTGAATCAGGAGCTATTTGTAATTAATCCCGGAAATACTGACTTTTTTGGTGAAATACAGATCCCACAGAATAATATGGGAAAAATACGAATCGGGCAACGGACTTTAATTAAGATGCATAGTTATCCTTATGAGCAGTTTGGGATGATCAGGGGGAATATCAACTATATTTCGGATGCGGCGTTTAAAGACAGTGTTTTTATCGCCAAGGTTGGTTTTAAGACTTTTGAAAATAAAGACAATCTGCATAAAATAGTACTCAAAAACGGCATGTTGGGCAATGCAGAAATTATCACTGAAGAGAGTTCGTTGTTACAGCGGTTTTATAGGAATATTATTAAGGAATTAAACGGCCGGGAATAA
- a CDS encoding Crp/Fnr family transcriptional regulator — MYIQYLTAHNFKTTFYKKGEVIYEPGQHPKYAYFIKSGEVRMATVNQDGREFIQGVFKQKQLFGEPALLLDRPYLAYTIASRDTEVIQLDKQAFLKMIEENSDFSMDLIMTMSKRLFYKSMMLEELANEQAEHRLFTLINYLCQDLENGAALNITRQTLADMSGLRVETVIRTIKKLAANGVIKLIRGKIVKTGYDADHKMDVL; from the coding sequence ATGTATATTCAGTATTTAACAGCGCATAATTTCAAGACAACTTTTTATAAAAAAGGAGAAGTGATTTATGAACCGGGTCAGCATCCGAAATATGCTTACTTTATTAAAAGTGGGGAGGTTCGGATGGCGACCGTTAACCAGGATGGAAGAGAGTTTATTCAAGGTGTTTTTAAACAAAAGCAGCTTTTTGGAGAACCTGCGCTTTTACTTGACCGCCCATATCTGGCTTATACGATCGCATCCCGTGATACCGAAGTTATTCAGCTGGATAAGCAGGCTTTCCTGAAAATGATTGAGGAAAACAGCGATTTTAGCATGGATTTGATCATGACCATGAGTAAAAGGTTATTTTACAAATCTATGATGCTGGAAGAACTGGCTAATGAGCAGGCGGAACATCGCCTGTTTACGCTGATCAATTACCTGTGTCAGGATCTTGAAAATGGCGCTGCATTGAACATAACAAGGCAAACATTGGCCGATATGAGTGGTTTGAGAGTGGAAACGGTGATCAGAACGATAAAAAAACTGGCTGCCAACGGGGTGATCAAACTAATTCGCGGGAAGATTGTTAAAACAGGATATGATGCAGATCATAAAATGGATGTTTTATAA
- a CDS encoding DUF983 domain-containing protein, which produces MVPITKLEAVIQCKCPRCRQGDIFTGKMYSFSFKGQITNEFCPHCNLRFEREPGYFYVSMFISYAMNVAEMISASVATYVLGLALVYDNLWYYVGILLLTVFVCSPFNYRYSRVMLLHWLTPGLGYVPGSGDEPKNVIKPA; this is translated from the coding sequence ATGGTCCCTATTACAAAGTTAGAAGCCGTCATCCAATGTAAATGCCCTCGTTGCAGACAGGGTGATATTTTTACTGGTAAAATGTATTCTTTTTCTTTCAAAGGACAGATCACTAATGAGTTTTGCCCGCATTGTAATCTTCGTTTCGAAAGAGAGCCTGGATATTTTTATGTGTCAATGTTTATTAGTTATGCAATGAATGTAGCAGAAATGATTAGTGCAAGTGTAGCTACTTATGTTTTGGGTTTAGCACTTGTTTATGATAACCTATGGTATTATGTAGGTATTTTGCTATTGACAGTATTTGTCTGTTCTCCGTTTAATTACCGCTATTCAAGGGTAATGCTTTTACATTGGTTAACCCCTGGGTTGGGTTATGTTCCTGGCAGTGGCGATGAACCAAAAAATGTCATTAAACCTGCTTAA
- a CDS encoding YihY/virulence factor BrkB family protein: MNWVHRQLLRIRLYSLFIDWTKVYVLPGFSPIPLYTVASFFFRELGKDSLVNKASSLAYTFMLAIFPGIIFLFTLIPFIPKRIGFQDQLMVLLQLILPAQAYKAFEATLSEIIKIQNGKLLSFGIILSVFFATNGMHSLMNAFNKSSLVVETRTWLKQRLIALILTFVLAVSLIITIGAMTVGEIALNYINKGLHIKGHFIVYIIDISRWALLGILYFVTISILYRYGPANTKKWRFFSPGSWLATILAFLTIWGFSFYINHFGSYNKVYGSIGTLIVIMIWLYLNSLILLIGFELNASMDLTKRSVRIIKQPFNLFKKGG, encoded by the coding sequence ATGAATTGGGTACACAGACAACTTTTAAGGATTAGGCTATATTCTTTGTTTATAGACTGGACAAAAGTTTATGTACTGCCAGGATTTAGCCCTATCCCACTCTATACAGTGGCTTCATTTTTTTTTAGGGAACTAGGCAAAGACTCTTTAGTGAACAAAGCATCATCGCTGGCTTATACCTTTATGCTGGCGATTTTCCCTGGAATTATCTTCCTGTTTACACTGATCCCTTTTATCCCTAAGAGAATAGGCTTTCAGGATCAGTTAATGGTTTTATTACAACTTATCCTTCCTGCGCAGGCCTATAAAGCCTTTGAAGCTACCTTATCAGAGATCATTAAGATACAAAACGGGAAATTACTATCCTTCGGTATTATACTGTCCGTGTTTTTTGCCACCAATGGGATGCACAGCCTGATGAACGCCTTTAATAAGTCGTCATTAGTCGTTGAAACCAGAACATGGCTTAAACAGCGGCTTATAGCTTTAATATTGACCTTTGTTCTTGCCGTGTCACTGATTATTACTATCGGAGCTATGACCGTTGGAGAAATTGCACTGAATTATATTAATAAAGGGTTACACATCAAAGGACATTTTATTGTATATATCATTGACATATCCAGATGGGCACTGCTTGGGATTCTGTATTTCGTGACCATATCCATCCTTTACCGGTACGGCCCCGCTAATACTAAGAAATGGAGATTCTTCAGTCCAGGTTCCTGGCTTGCTACTATCCTTGCCTTTTTAACCATTTGGGGATTCTCATTTTATATTAACCACTTCGGATCTTATAATAAAGTATACGGATCTATTGGGACATTGATTGTTATTATGATCTGGTTATACCTAAATTCTCTGATACTTTTGATCGGATTTGAGCTAAATGCCAGTATGGACCTGACAAAACGCAGCGTCAGAATCATCAAACAACCCTTT
- a CDS encoding MATE family efflux transporter, whose product MTTPQNSSISQTSKIFDLLKQAVQGKELDFTQGSMRRAVLLLAIPMMLEMIMESVFALVDLYFVGHLHNSSEAIQTVGLTESVLAIIYSLAVGMSMAATAVVARRIGEKDPVAAAKAGMQAILVAVAFNLALSIAGFIYAREILMLMGASANTATAGTPFIQIMMCGSTIIVLLFLINGIFRGAGNAAIAMKSLWVANVANIILCPILINGFGPIPAFGLTGAAIATTIGRGLGVCYQVYQLIKGNGQLKIKLTYFIPHFKQIIALLKIAVPAIFQFVIASCSWIFLAQLVATTGGDHGSAGYQTALRLMMFFMLPAWGLSGAAATLVGQNLGAKNLKRAEDSVWQTTKYILIYMGIAMVLCLLAGHYFISFFTDDVLIQQVASRGLNMMSAGFLFYGVGMVMTSTFNGAGDTTTPTLINFFGFWLFQIPLAFILSKHFNMGPDGVFIAIPVAETGIAIAGYILFKKGSWKTKQV is encoded by the coding sequence ATGACCACACCACAAAACAGTTCAATCAGCCAGACCAGTAAAATCTTTGACTTACTCAAACAAGCAGTTCAGGGAAAAGAATTAGACTTTACCCAGGGCAGTATGCGCAGAGCTGTTTTGCTGCTCGCCATCCCGATGATGCTCGAGATGATCATGGAATCGGTCTTCGCACTGGTTGATCTTTATTTTGTGGGCCACCTTCACAATAGCAGTGAAGCTATACAAACTGTCGGTTTAACAGAATCTGTACTGGCCATTATCTATTCGCTTGCCGTTGGAATGAGTATGGCTGCCACCGCAGTAGTAGCCAGAAGGATCGGAGAAAAAGATCCCGTTGCCGCTGCAAAAGCAGGGATGCAGGCCATTCTGGTTGCTGTTGCCTTTAACCTGGCACTCAGTATAGCCGGGTTTATTTATGCCCGTGAAATTCTGATGCTGATGGGTGCTTCGGCAAACACAGCCACCGCAGGCACACCTTTTATTCAGATTATGATGTGCGGCAGCACAATAATTGTCCTGCTATTTCTGATTAACGGAATTTTCAGAGGTGCCGGAAATGCGGCTATTGCCATGAAAAGTTTATGGGTAGCCAATGTGGCCAATATCATCCTATGTCCAATATTAATTAATGGCTTCGGCCCTATTCCAGCTTTTGGGTTAACCGGTGCCGCTATTGCGACCACCATAGGCAGAGGACTGGGTGTTTGTTACCAGGTATATCAATTGATAAAAGGAAACGGTCAGTTAAAAATAAAACTTACCTATTTTATCCCTCATTTCAAACAAATTATCGCCCTGCTGAAAATTGCAGTCCCTGCTATCTTTCAATTCGTCATTGCCTCTTGCAGCTGGATTTTCCTGGCACAGCTCGTAGCCACTACCGGCGGCGATCATGGTTCAGCCGGTTACCAGACCGCCTTAAGGCTCATGATGTTTTTTATGTTACCTGCATGGGGCTTAAGCGGCGCGGCAGCAACACTTGTAGGACAAAACCTTGGTGCAAAAAACCTGAAACGTGCAGAAGACTCCGTATGGCAAACCACTAAATACATCCTTATTTATATGGGAATAGCTATGGTACTCTGCCTTTTAGCCGGACATTATTTCATCTCCTTCTTTACGGACGATGTACTTATTCAGCAAGTCGCTTCCAGAGGACTGAATATGATGAGTGCAGGATTCTTATTTTACGGCGTAGGAATGGTCATGACCAGTACCTTTAATGGTGCAGGAGATACAACAACTCCAACCCTGATTAACTTCTTCGGCTTCTGGTTATTCCAGATTCCACTCGCATTTATATTGTCGAAACATTTCAATATGGGCCCGGACGGAGTATTTATAGCCATCCCGGTTGCAGAAACAGGAATTGCCATTGCCGGTTATATCTTATTTAAAAAAGGCAGCTGGAAAACAAAACAGGTTTAA
- a CDS encoding acyl-CoA thioesterase gives MYTHSTKIRVRYSETDQMGYVYNGNYAQYYEVGRVEMLRSLGMTYGKMEETGIMLPLLELKCKFIKPALYDQEITIKTCMKELPGVRMLFDYELFNEKEELINIGATTLVFFDMVKKKPCPPPDYFLERIAQYYE, from the coding sequence ATGTATACGCACAGCACAAAGATCAGGGTAAGATATAGCGAGACCGATCAGATGGGATATGTTTACAATGGAAACTATGCCCAATACTATGAAGTTGGAAGAGTAGAAATGCTGCGCAGCCTGGGAATGACCTATGGCAAGATGGAAGAAACAGGTATTATGCTGCCACTGCTGGAACTTAAATGTAAATTTATCAAACCAGCACTGTACGACCAGGAGATTACGATCAAAACTTGTATGAAGGAACTTCCGGGTGTCCGCATGTTATTTGATTACGAATTATTTAATGAAAAAGAAGAATTGATCAATATCGGGGCTACTACCTTAGTATTCTTCGATATGGTCAAGAAGAAACCGTGCCCCCCACCAGATTATTTTCTGGAGAGGATTGCACAATACTATGAATAA